The Hypomesus transpacificus isolate Combined female chromosome 12, fHypTra1, whole genome shotgun sequence genome segment GTGCCCCGCGCCTCATTATAACCAGGTCCTACCGTCCAGCTGTGATCCTGGCAGCACTCATCACCTGCTTTTACGAATATACATTTCCTCATGCAGAAGGGATTATGTGCCGTGTTTGTCCCCTTAGACCAATTCTCCAGATCTAAAGTCTAACCAGAAGTCAAATACGGCTGGccttgtgtgtctctgcatcCCAGTCCATGTGAGGCGGCAGCGGAGTATTCCACTTTACGCAGGTCCAAATGACACGACTTTGTCTTCCCTCCCacagacaaacctcacaacccTATGGTTAACGCCGGCGCTATCGTCTGCACGTCTCTCATTAAGGTAAATAACACATGAAGTTCCCAATGTGTTGCATGTTTTAAAATGAATGAGTGACATTTGAAACTATTCCCTTGTGTGTTTAGTTCAGTGCGCAATGCTGCATAAAATAAGACTAGCACCATGCACACCATAGCTATGTGGTTCTTAAGAGTAGTTTAGTATCGAAATGACATTTCCTAATTTCAAAACGGGGACTTGCTTTAGCCAGATTACCAACTGTACTGTATACGACGAGATTAAGATGAGAAATAATCATGCTGAAAGGGGATTTGTTTAGTGAAAGCATCACTGAGCTGCACCTAAGTTCAGCACACAGCTCATACCGTCCAGCGGGGCTAGGCGCATGCATCCGTCTGACCAGCTTAGCCATACAAATGATCTGTTTTAATCGCGGAGAAGCACCTTCTCCCCCAGTGAATGACATACGTGCCGATTGGGTGGGTGGCTGACTGGGTGCACGTTTGAAAACAAACGGGCTGCCAGGCGGTGAGCTTAGCTGTGTCCTTGTTCTGTCTCCACCCCGAGGCAGCCTGTCCACCCTGTAGACACGCACTGTAGGAGCTCCCCTCTGCTGCTCACTGTGGGATTACCATGTCCCACCCCCTACTGCACTGTGTGTTTCTCAAGACAATGCGGGGGGCTAAAGGACACCGCTGAAGACTAGGCCAGAGCGGACACGTACGTTGAGTGCATACGGTTTTCTGTAGTGCCGCTGCCACATAACCACCATGTATCATTATTCACTTGAgaaccccttccccccaccccactccccaAGTATGTTTCATACTAAACTTCCAACATCCCTCTGATACATGCTGAATATTTAGTTCGATACAAGAACTCTGTCCAAGTGATTAGGTCTTCTACACCTTCGTCCTCTGTAGCTTTATCTTTGATCTTTTGAAGTTCATAGAAAATACTGACAACTGCGTGGCTGCAATTTCCTGGACTGTACCACGCCTACTAAATCAAAAACATGCAAATCGTTGGTACATTTGACTATCCAATCGCATTACTGAGTTCAGTTCTGGATACTTAATCCAGTTTCCCCCAAGGTGAAACACCAGGTGCTGGCAGTGAGTCCAAGCTATATCTCTACTCAGCATCAGGATCACCCATGTTAAATGATTTGACCTTAATGTTATGATTATTACAAAGACAGGAATAGCAATAGAACACAACCAATGAGAGACTTCTGTCTATTCCAGGcactttcatttttcatttgaaCCCCTAGGGACGGTACTACACCCATGTCACTGACAAGTTCCATATTCCCAACTGACCATCATGATAAACGTTTCCAGATAGTTGAGTCTTGGCTTCTCACTCTGCCATAACCACGCCAAGTCCTCTCAGTCGTGAGTTGTCCTATCTGGTTGAATTTAGAGGGTTGGTTTCTGAACAGAAAGATGCTGTATGATTATCCTGGCTAAGAACACATAGGGGATTCCATAATCATACAATTAATAGATAAAACAAACACCCAATGGTGTACATTATTCTTAATTTTCACAAACATTTCTACTAACGTTTACCTAATGGATAGTTATTTTTGGTGAATTGGTCATTTTGGGGGATGGTTGGACAGGGTAATTGTACGGTGTCTTTCTGTGAATGTATTTATCTAATCGTCCTCGTAACCTTTTTGAAAGCCAATCACTGTTGAGACTGATGTAGGCTAGTTACAGGCGGGCATGTAAATCCTCTGATTGGATAAGCCCCCACATTGTAGTGCACAGTTAAATAAAATAGAGCTTTCAGCATTGGGGAAGAAATGCATGATGTAATCTCCATTTATGATAACTGTAGGTGAAGACAAATGGAAACTTTtgcaatgtatttttgaaggctCTTTTGTGGTTTATTTGTTGTTGCATATTTTACAGCATTAGGATCTGTGGGAAATTATGACCACTGCAACAGGTCAATGACGTTGGTaattttttctttcaattcttTTTCCCCATTGATCTGGAATTTGTTGCCAGCTTCCGGCCTCGTGGCTGCATACTGAAGTAGTTGCTCCTTGTCACTTGCATTTTTcttaactgtttatactgtGGATTATAAACAGGACATCAGAGCTGCTCGGATCCCCTAAAATATGCAGGTTTTTTTTCATAGAACATGCCATTTTTTGTAGATAATGATTTGTGTTTATTGTTTCGATTTGATTTATTTGTATGATTGGACTCAAAGATCTAAGTTTTGATTAGTTTCGTTTTGATCCTAGCCTACTAGCAGGCTCCAGTAGGGTGAGCCTTCCCTGCTCTGTCAGTGGGATCCACCACACAGGTGCCTCATGACATGCTGAGTGCTCTCATCACACATGACCCCATCAACTTCTACacagcacaaaacacacactcgctcacaaCACATAGCTGCCATATTTGCAATAAAACCATTAATTGACATAAATAAGTACATTATAAAATACATGTACAATTAAAAAGGAAGTTGTGTTTTGGTTTGCAGTTACAGTTTACAGTTAAAATCCCTGCAAACCATTTAGCGTTTATTTATTATGCAAATTACCCAGTTTGGTTTAACAgacagcttttttttcttctgttcttATTATAAcaaatataattttttattttgtaaaggaGTCTGAATTTTGGATTAACTGTTAATTTCACCTCCTTCATCTCCCAACTAGTTCACTAATTCTAACTCTTTTTGGTGTTATTTGAAATATTGTTAATCCTTAATCATAGTTGTGCTAGATTATTTTACTGAGATGCCCAGTATATCTACCAATATTTTTGTCTATAAACTTAAACCTCCTTTAGTGTAAAATGACCCTAGCAGATCTGTAGATTATTGATCTTGATAGTCATGAAAAAATAGTGGTAGTTTGACATAGTCACCATACAATGTTTACTCCCTTCCCTAAACACGGAGATAATGATCAAACATTATGTATTTAGTTTGATACCTGCATTCTTCTTTTTGTCTTTCAGCAAGGGGCAAGCAATGCGGAAAAGTTTGATTATGTGAGTAGTGAGGTTTTTTTACGTGTTGATTGTTTTTTGGATCTAGCTTTAATCTTACTAAACAGAGGAACGTTAGCAGGGTGTGTTGGAATTAGAACCAAACCCTTCCTTCTAGCACCGTTTGTCTGACCCCCCTCTTGGTTCTTACTAATGTGTTCCAGGTCATGAACTTCATGAATAAACTGGCTGGAAATGAGTATGTGGGTTTTAGCAACGCCACGTAAGTATATGACTGGAAACTCTTATCACTGCTACATGGATTAGTACACAGACACTGATTTCTTAGAAACCCTCCTCATACTATGAAATCTTAACAACAACACGTTCACGGTGCAGGGAGGAGGTGACTTATCAGGAAAGTACACATCAAAGAAGAATGGACTTTCACTTTGAAGCAGAACTTTGAGTCTCCCTTTCTTTGACCCCCCCCATTCACCACCCCCAGGTTCCAGTCTGAGAGGGAGTCAGGAGACCGGAACTTTGCCATCGGCTACTACCTGAAGGAGAAGAAGGTGAGAGCTGGTCCCTGCAGGCCAACAGGGGCGTGCTGCGTCCTGCTGCTCTCAACTCCTACAGCTGGAATCTGGAACCTGGAATCATGGCTGCACAGCACACTGTAGTAGCTACTACTTGTAGTAATTGTTGCCGCAGTTTGTCCCCCCAGATAAAAGCTTTGGGAAGATGTTGACAGTATTTGATGATGTTGACAAtcgtggtttgtgtgtttgtttcctttCCAGTGCTTTCCAGAAGGGACGGACATGACCTCCATCCTGGATTTCTACTTCCAGGTGGGTGAGGGCCCAAACGTCTTTTAGATTGTGGGCATTTTTActctgttttttggggggacgcAACGTTGTACACTTCTCCACCCCCATACGGGCTTTTATCAATCGGCGTCAACATGGCGCTGTTCTCGTGGGTGTGATGCCATCTTCTCACACTTGCACACGGTGCCTCGCTGACACCTTGCGGTGTCATTCACACCCCTCGTCAACCAGGCAACATTTCCGGATGTATTTTGAGGGAGGCAAATGCAATATAATACACATCACCCGCATAGCAGGCACACCTTGAGTCATTCAGACCACAATTAGATTGGAGGCCACAGATGTAGTGATTGACCGAgattctctgtctccttcccgcccgcccgcccgcccgctcgccgtctcctcctcccagctgtgCTCCATCGAGGTGACCTGCGAGAGTGCCAGCGTCATGGCGGCCACCCTGGCCAACGGGGGCTTCTGTCCAATCACGGGCGAGCGCGTGCTCAGTCCAGAGTCAGTGCGCAACACCCTCAGCCTCATGCACTCCTGCGGCATGTACGACTTCTCTGGACAGTTTGCGTTCCACGTGAGTTCCTCGCAACAAACCCGTTGTATTGACCGCGTGCGTTCATGtatgttttgttatttgtgtatctATGCTCTGTCCGGGGTTTTTTGTCTGGATATGTTTCCACCCTGTGTCCCACTGTGCCCTGTCATCTACCTGCCGTCATTCCCTGGCCCTGTGCTCCCTCCAGGTGGGGCTACCGGCTAAGTCAGGCGTGGCAGGAGGCATCCTGCTCGTAGTCCCCAATGTGATGGGCGTCATGTGCTGGTCCCCCCCCCTGGATAAGCTGGGCAACAGCGTACGGGGCATCCAGTTCTGCACGGTACGTCACGGGGAGGTTATTATTTCTGAGGCGCTGGTATATCATCGTTCAAATGAGTCAGACTGACCCGGCAGTACTCTGTGTTGTAGGATCTGGTGTCCCTCTGCAACTTCCACAACTACGACAACCTGAGGCACTTTGCCAAGAAGCTGGACCCTCGCAGGGAGGGCGGAGACCAGAGGGTAATTACTGGATaagtccttccctccctcctcttctcacacACCAAAAAGGGCTTCCAGGTCCAAACAAGTCCTGTTACTTATTACCTATAACCTGATTACGCAGTAAGCAACTCAGCCTCGTTTTAAGAGCAATGCTGCCATCTACTGACAGTGCTGCATACATCATGTCACATAAAAAAACTGAGTTAGGAAACTCAAGTTTTGATTTGACCATTTATCGCCTTTGGTTTGACTTTGATGTAGGGCTGTATTGGCAGAGACCTGAATAATCAAActcctttgtcactggtcacctaGACATTGGTCTGGGGCAGTCACTACACTAATGTAAAATGGTAATCACACCTTCTAGCACACACCACAAAAATTGTGTACATCTACATATAGTTCTAAACAGCGTTTAATGTCacgtttgatatgcttttgttttttattttacgcATCATGTGTTTATATTTTTCTCCTTGTACGATTTATGTTTGACCGGTTTTATAGTTTGTGCATACCGCAGACTCAAATGTGctaacatcaaatcaaatcaaattttatttgtatagccttttTTACAAGAattgtcacagagggcttcacatacgcccatagaactgcccctcaaccaacctaaaccctcaaggaagacaaggaaaaactcccaggaaaactcaTTTGAGAATAAATGGacgaaaccttgggaggagcaattcagtgagggatcccttcctccagagacggttggtgaaagagtggtgcagaacacaggctaaacatagtcatatgTTTGGGTGGGGTGTTGAAACACAGAAATCCAAAGTTCAACTCGAGACAGAGTTGGCAAAATGTCAGTTTATGCAGTGGTAGCCACAGTAGCCACACATTTGTCCCTTTGTCTTGCTCTGGCATCACATCGGGCCTGCTGTTGCCATTGAGTAAACTGGTGGTCAAACTTGAATTTGTATGCGAAAAGCAATCTTTCTTTCATATGGCCGGTGTCTCTATTTTAGTATGAAAGTTGGGTGTAAATAAGGAGAAGCTAAACCAATcattttgagttttgtttaagtTACAAACTCTGGTGCTTTAGGCACCTAGTTTCATGTTATTGTGACTGCCTTTGTTAATGATttctctgaaggtatgttttctTTCATCATTATTatatattgattatcttacaatttagataataaacttaAAGTTACTGGTTCTATCTCTCACACTAAGGTGGTGAATACTTTGAGCTAGTTGGATTGACACGGCCATTAACTGTTCATAGACATATATGCTTTTAGAGTAGGTCCAagttaaggcctctgagtcacatcAAGTAGGGCTGTCCATGCTCTGAAGCTATACCGTATCCTCTGGGGGTCCGTTTGCACACTGGGATGGTGGATTAACTCCATATCCATAGTAGCGATGAACAGCCGATTAGTGAATATGCTCAATTGAAATTGGTTTCCCCCGATCAAGCACAGAAACGATTCTTGCCTACATCGGAGATAAATGTCATTGAccgtttagcgctcgaggttacaggtaatgGTATAAGCACTTTTCAAAGTTGGAGTCAGATATCACGAGTCCATCTCCCTGCCATCCAATCAGCTCCCAGACAGGGACGAGCAGACTCGAGCGTCTCTGGCCCTACATTGGTGAAATAATTCCATCAAATGTTTTTATCAGATACAGCTATCAATTTGTAAAAGTAACAAATAGTcagtgaagacacacacacacacagtcctgaatTAACAGAGCAGTAGCAATGTTCTGCAGGAACGATACTGCTGTCTGACAGGATTGTTGCTGCAGAACTCTGTTTATGCTCTGTTAATgtcatgattaaaaaaaaataataataataataacgatAACCATTGCTGTTTCTCAGGTGAAGTCTGTCATCAATCTCCTGTTTGCTGCCTATACTGGAGATGTGTCTGCACTGAGAAGGTAGGATCCTAGTCCTGCTGTGATCCTGTTTTCCCAAATGAGGACAGATGTTGTGTGATGAGTAGCGTTACTGATGCCTGCCCCCCCGTCccatcccccctgtcccccaggtTCGCTCTGTCCTCCATGGACATGGAGCAGAGAGACTACGACTCCAGGACGGCCCTTCACGTGGCGGCAGCTGAGGGTAGGTCTCCCTTCTCTGGGTTCTTCACTCCGCATCTTCATCAAAGCTGTCTGCGTTCAgggttttatatttttttattatctgaaaaatactgtttTGTGCTCAAGGACATGGTGAGGTGGTGCGTTTTCTACTGGAGGCTTGCAAGGTCAACCCAGTGCCCAGGGACAGGTAGGCAAACAGAGCAGGAGTCaaagggatgggggtggggttgcTGTCTATTTAGGGTAATTGTGTTTATGTTCATGCCATTGGAATATGTTCATGACATTATGTTCATGTTCTTTCCAGGTGGGGAAATACACCTATGGATGAAGCGGTGCACTTCGGCCACCATGACGTGGTGACCATCCTAAAGGACTACCACACCAAGTACAGCCCCCAGGAAGTAGTGGACAAGGACAAGGAGACCGCAGAGAAGAACCTGGACGGCCTGCTGTGAGgccacctcacccccctcccccccacaacGACTCTCTTTGTAAGACTTTCTTGTGTGGTTCCTCGTCACGTGTTGATATCTGTACCGTTGATTTTTGTAAAATAGTATTGTACGTATTTTCAAGGaaacgagaaaaaaaaaatggaaatcTGATTCGTTTTTCCCCTAAGGTTTATTtgatgttttttattttctcgCTATTGTGGTGGTATTAGTTTGTTTGGCTTTCTTTTATGTAGTACTGCTCACGTTGTGCAACTCTCCTCCAGTGTTGTCACTATGTGGAATGTATGTCTGCATTCAAGTGCACCAGACATAATCCAGCAATGCAGCAAAGAACCAACACAATTCGGAAGAATTTGGTGAACTGGCGTACCCAGTTTGCAACTCTGATGCCCGGACCACAAGTATACCACATCCATGTCAGTATATGTAATAGTAACTGTAAACAAAAAGGAAAGACCATTACTCATCTGAAGAAGACAAACATCCCATAATTCCTGATCTGTGGAGTCTATTTCATGTATGACAGTGTGTAAACCTTGACATATTTATATGAGGAAAAGAAACTACATTTATgtagtgtgtactgtatattccTGAGATTACTTTAATATCATAGAGGATATATAAGTAGGACTTTTAGTGTAAATACTATTTTATCTGTAGTTAAGATGACACACTGAGAGCAAGAGGGGAAGTCTTAGTTGCAACTGTTGGGCACTTCTGAAGCAGTGAGATTGACCTGTCTCCAAACAAAGATCTCTGATCTTAATGTTTAAATAGCAATCATATAACTCAAACAATGGTTTATTAGCTTTTATTGTTTGCTATCTGATCGATAGCCATTTTGCACATACTCCCTAATATAACAAAATATGTGTTTCTGATTGTCTTTTACGatgcttttttgtttgtgtagaGGAACACAAGGGGTTGGATGTAACTTAGTCAGCCAAAGTTTGCGTGTTTGCTCTTCTACATTTGCTTTGGATAATTATAACAGGAGCATATCAATTTGATCTGTTAGAGACATCATATTTGTTACAAATGCACCTCTTCTACACCTTTAAAGAAAATCCTGGTACTCAGTGACAACAGTGAGCCATGAGCAGGCTACTTTCTCACCTGCTTACACTGCAAATAGAGAACCTGTAGATTGCACCATTGTTCACAAGAGACTGTAGTCAGTTTTAGAGGACATTGTACACCCCCTGGTCACATTATACGTTCTTTTAAAAAGGGTTCGGGCATAGGCCTAGTTATTTTAGCTTTCAGTGCATTACAATTTGGTCTTTATTTGATCACGCCTAGTGGACTTTGGAATGGTGGACATAGGATCTTCCCCTCTTCAAGTGGAGATGATG includes the following:
- the glsa gene encoding glutaminase a isoform X2, whose amino-acid sequence is MLHFRSSVALKELFQSHLKRPLTGIAGLGKKSSPSTAYCFSTACRDVRSVTNVKYPWSALGGWRPSRYTTKIHGTKALCSHSGTGPLSDDVSKDAATEKKAGILPSLEDLLFYTIAEGQEKIPAHKFTTALKATGLRTGDPRLKECMEMLKVTLKTTSDGALDRHLFKKCVQSNIVLLTQAFRKKFVIPDFMSFASHVDELYDSAKNLKGGQVADYIPQLSRFSPDLWAVSLCTVDGQRHTVGDTKVPFCLQSCVKPLKYAIAVHDHGTEYVHRFIGKEPSGLRFNKLFLNEEDKPHNPMVNAGAIVCTSLIKQGASNAEKFDYVMNFMNKLAGNEYVGFSNATFQSERESGDRNFAIGYYLKEKKCFPEGTDMTSILDFYFQLCSIEVTCESASVMAATLANGGFCPITGERVLSPESVRNTLSLMHSCGMYDFSGQFAFHVGLPAKSGVAGGILLVVPNVMGVMCWSPPLDKLGNSVRGIQFCTDLVSLCNFHNYDNLRHFAKKLDPRREGGDQRVKSVINLLFAAYTGDVSALRRFALSSMDMEQRDYDSRTALHVAAAEGHGEVVRFLLEACKVNPVPRDRWGNTPMDEAVHFGHHDVVTILKDYHTKYSPQEVVDKDKETAEKNLDGLL
- the glsa gene encoding glutaminase a isoform X3 gives rise to the protein MSFIVFYCQCIHCAHFLSLSLICLLCICLRRKAGILPSLEDLLFYTIAEGQEKIPAHKFTTALKATGLRTGDPRLKECMEMLKVTLKTTSDGALDRHLFKKCVQSNIVLLTQAFRKKFVIPDFMSFASHVDELYDSAKNLKGGQVADYIPQLSRFSPDLWAVSLCTVDGQRHTVGDTKVPFCLQSCVKPLKYAIAVHDHGTEYVHRFIGKEPSGLRFNKLFLNEEDKPHNPMVNAGAIVCTSLIKQGASNAEKFDYVMNFMNKLAGNEYVGFSNATFQSERESGDRNFAIGYYLKEKKCFPEGTDMTSILDFYFQLCSIEVTCESASVMAATLANGGFCPITGERVLSPESVRNTLSLMHSCGMYDFSGQFAFHVGLPAKSGVAGGILLVVPNVMGVMCWSPPLDKLGNSVRGIQFCTDLVSLCNFHNYDNLRHFAKKLDPRREGGDQRVKSVINLLFAAYTGDVSALRRFALSSMDMEQRDYDSRTALHVAAAEGHGEVVRFLLEACKVNPVPRDRWGNTPMDEAVHFGHHDVVTILKDYHTKYSPQEVVDKDKETAEKNLDGLL
- the glsa gene encoding glutaminase a isoform X1: MLHFRSSVALKELFQSHLKRPLTGIAGLGKKSSPSTAYCFSTACRDVRSVTNVKYPWSALGGWRPSRYTTKIHGTKALCSHSGTGPLSDDVSKDAATEKRRKAGILPSLEDLLFYTIAEGQEKIPAHKFTTALKATGLRTGDPRLKECMEMLKVTLKTTSDGALDRHLFKKCVQSNIVLLTQAFRKKFVIPDFMSFASHVDELYDSAKNLKGGQVADYIPQLSRFSPDLWAVSLCTVDGQRHTVGDTKVPFCLQSCVKPLKYAIAVHDHGTEYVHRFIGKEPSGLRFNKLFLNEEDKPHNPMVNAGAIVCTSLIKQGASNAEKFDYVMNFMNKLAGNEYVGFSNATFQSERESGDRNFAIGYYLKEKKCFPEGTDMTSILDFYFQLCSIEVTCESASVMAATLANGGFCPITGERVLSPESVRNTLSLMHSCGMYDFSGQFAFHVGLPAKSGVAGGILLVVPNVMGVMCWSPPLDKLGNSVRGIQFCTDLVSLCNFHNYDNLRHFAKKLDPRREGGDQRVKSVINLLFAAYTGDVSALRRFALSSMDMEQRDYDSRTALHVAAAEGHGEVVRFLLEACKVNPVPRDRWGNTPMDEAVHFGHHDVVTILKDYHTKYSPQEVVDKDKETAEKNLDGLL